The following are from one region of the Lytechinus pictus isolate F3 Inbred chromosome 4, Lp3.0, whole genome shotgun sequence genome:
- the LOC129259053 gene encoding protein GDAP2 homolog yields MDALSTNLGIVEESSLERWSNTEVPGLSISGDERESKFPCRPDLNKKLVLWDGDICNLDSNAIVHPTNESLTEPCPLTNKIFSRAGNDLVQEIQTSFRICRTGDAKLTKGYHLPCRFIIHTVGPRYNIRYRTAAESALYNCYRNALLLAKEQKITSLAFCAIHTVRRNYPPEDGTHIALRTIRRFLEKHGDSFETIVLTMMGVDEQLYSELLPLYFPRTELEEQWAIDLVPENVGNEDGEPVIAERKIRIMGGPTRKESEEEAAYEEALAEELKGSRISNGAPYDVEPELEKELEIGKHAFTAMEKNPDSVKRQNQRAKRSVIPAEAEQKHRYERLLRKARQEDLSDIAAHRCIYATGHDIHGRPIIAFVARNFPAHSIDLNKVLLYVIHLLDSVVNQDYVVVYFHTMSSADNQPELSWLKDVYHMVDNRYRKNLRAMYIVHPTFWSKLVTWYFTTFTASSIKSKVHSIGAVHYLYKTIHPDQLDIPPFVIEHDMKVNGPNYKDMDETDASGSL; encoded by the exons ATGGACGCTCTTAGTACCAACTTGGGAATAGTAGAAGAAAGTAGCCTAGAGAGATGGTCCAATACAGAGGTCCCGGGTTTAAGCATCTCTGGCGATGAAAGAGAATCCAAATTCCCTTGCAGACCGGACCTCAACAAGAAACTTGTTCTGTG GGATGGAGACATTTGCAATTTGGACTCCAATGCTATCGTACACCCAACCAATGAATCGTTAACAGAACCTTGCCCACTCACCAACAAGATCTTCTCAAGAGCTGGAAATGACCTTGTGCAAGAAATCCAGACATCGTTTAGAA tTTGTAGGACTGGTGATGCCAAGCTTACCAAAGGCTACCATTTGCCCTGTAGGTTTATCATACACACAGTCGGACCACGTTACAACATCCGCTACAGAACAGCTGCAGAGAGCGCCCTCTATAACTGTTATAGGAATGCTTTGCTTCTTGCAAA GGAGCAGAAGATTACATCATTGGCTTTTTGTGCAATTCACACCGTAAGACGGAATTACCCCCCTGAGGACGGGACACACATAGCTCTCA GAACAATTAGAAGATTCCTAGAAAAGCATGGAGATTCTTTTGAAACCATCGTGCTCACAATGATGGGTGTTGACGAG CAACTATACAGCGAGTTGCTGCCACTTTACTTTCCACGAACAGAGCTTGAGGAGCAGTGGGCTATCGATCTTGTCCCAGAGAACGTCGGCAACGAGGATGGAGAGCCAGTTATTGCAGAGAGAAAAATACGTATCATGGGCGGTCCTACGAGAAAAGAATCAG agGAGGAGGCAGCCTATGAAGAAGCCCTTGCGGAGGAGCTGAAGGGGAGCAGGATCTCCAACGGAGCTCCGTATGATGTGGAGCCGGAGCTGGAAAAGGAGCTGGAGATCGGGAAGCACGCGTTCACAGCCATGGAGAAGAACCCAGACTCTGTGAAGAGGCAGAACCAGAGAGCAAAGAGGTCGGTTATCCCTGCAGAAGCAGAACAGAAGCACAG ATACGAGAGGTTATTAAGGAAAGCTCGGCAGGAAGATTTGTCAGACATTGCGGCTCATCGGTGTATCTATGCTACAGGACATGACATCCATGGCCGTCCAATCATTGCCTTCGTGGCAAGaaatttccctgcacattctaTTGACTTGAACAAG GTACTACTCTACGTCATCCACCTCCTGGACTCCGTGGTCAACCAGGACTACGTCGTCGTCTACTTCCACACGATGAGCTCTGCCGACAACCAGCCAGAGCTGAGCTGGTTGAAGGATGTATATCACATGGTGGATAATAGGTATAGGAAGAACCTCAGAGCCATGTATATTGTCCATCCCACTTTTTGGTCCAAG TTAGTGACCTGGTACTTCACGACGTTCACGGCATCTAGCATCAAAAGCAAAGTCCACTCCATAGGAGCCGTCCATTATCTCTACAAAACCATACACCCTGACCAATTGGACATCCCTCCCTTTGTAATTGAACACGATATGAAG GTAAATGGTCCCAACTACAAAGATATGGATGAAACAGATGCAAGCGGTAGTCTCTGA